One part of the Actinotignum schaalii genome encodes these proteins:
- a CDS encoding AI-2E family transporter yields the protein MAATRPGDIPRDRIAQAINTLPTQVAGSRAGSDSGGEESAGGAASSALGKASDTEHSGGGDHGGSGNPETSRGADSSSGGDFGVKLLHAAALLTIVCVGLYLIHDFVGPVFLALTLVLTVRPVHRLLLRHHVPRWLSGTLTVSIIVVVLLAVVGLTAWSLAGLPRTLMSYEDKFTQLFQDTMTWLESLGLSTDQLSQRLGDVLNMDTIISLLSQASGALMSVGSLMFVLALAIFFITIDTLSVPARAHIVRDHDPDLYRALASFEGRVRQYWLVATLFGLLVSTLNYFVMMWLGIPLALAWALWTFVTNYIPNIGFILGVIPPALMGLVDSGPATALWILVIFTFLNVTIQGVLQPKIVGDAVGLSTTVTFLSLLFWAVVLGPLGTILAVPLTLFVKAIFVDSSSRSRWVEAFLVPESNAKTRAERGIYDLDEPVREIYRDFTSRDSEVRTKMRDLRKISRRRKKGIRG from the coding sequence ATGGCCGCCACTCGACCAGGTGATATTCCACGTGATCGCATTGCCCAGGCTATTAACACCCTGCCCACTCAGGTTGCGGGCTCCCGGGCGGGTAGCGATAGCGGCGGCGAGGAGAGCGCGGGAGGGGCGGCGTCGTCGGCCTTGGGCAAGGCAAGCGATACGGAACATTCCGGTGGCGGTGACCACGGCGGCTCCGGGAATCCGGAAACCAGCCGCGGCGCGGATTCGAGTAGCGGCGGGGATTTCGGGGTGAAGCTGCTGCACGCGGCAGCGCTCCTCACCATCGTCTGCGTGGGCCTCTACCTTATTCACGATTTTGTGGGGCCGGTGTTCCTGGCCCTCACCCTGGTGCTGACGGTGCGCCCGGTGCATCGCCTGCTGCTGCGCCATCACGTGCCGCGCTGGCTGTCCGGAACGCTGACCGTCTCCATTATTGTGGTGGTGCTCCTCGCGGTGGTGGGTTTGACGGCGTGGTCGCTGGCCGGACTGCCGCGCACCCTCATGAGCTACGAAGATAAATTCACCCAGCTCTTCCAAGACACCATGACCTGGCTGGAAAGCCTGGGGCTCAGCACTGATCAGCTCAGCCAGCGCCTGGGCGATGTGCTCAATATGGACACGATTATTTCGCTGCTCAGCCAGGCATCCGGGGCGCTTATGAGCGTGGGGAGCCTCATGTTCGTGCTGGCGCTCGCGATTTTCTTCATCACCATTGACACACTGTCCGTGCCGGCGCGCGCCCATATTGTGCGTGATCACGATCCGGATCTGTACCGCGCCCTGGCCTCTTTCGAGGGCCGGGTGCGCCAATACTGGCTGGTGGCCACGCTCTTCGGGTTACTGGTCTCGACCCTCAATTATTTCGTCATGATGTGGCTGGGGATTCCGCTGGCGCTGGCCTGGGCGCTGTGGACCTTCGTCACGAATTACATTCCGAATATTGGTTTTATCCTCGGCGTGATCCCGCCGGCGCTTATGGGGCTGGTGGATAGCGGGCCGGCTACCGCGCTGTGGATTCTGGTGATTTTCACCTTCCTCAACGTCACGATTCAGGGTGTGCTGCAGCCGAAGATCGTGGGGGATGCGGTGGGCTTGTCCACCACCGTGACCTTCCTATCGCTGCTGTTCTGGGCGGTGGTGCTCGGGCCGCTGGGAACGATTCTCGCCGTGCCGCTCACCCTGTTTGTCAAGGCGATTTTCGTGGATTCATCGTCGCGCTCGCGCTGGGTTGAGGCTTTTCTGGTGCCCGAATCGAATGCGAAAACCCGGGCGGAACGCGGCATTTACGATCTTGATGAACCGGTGCGGGAGATCTACCGGGATTTCACCTCGCGGGATTCCGAGGTGCGGACCAAGATGCGGGACCTGCGGAAGATTTCGCGGCGTCGTAAGAAAGGGATCCGCGGGTAG
- a CDS encoding transglycosylase domain-containing protein: MAGTRTGRTQKGRARTQTGRNAAPAGRAGARQTEARRGGTRQGGTRRKRPIWNYPRRGKGPIHRWIPSWRFVLGLFFTLGFGGLVALVTLYIFLPVPSPDDIATAEKTTLYYRDGSTELGSMYEVNRTPVPLESLPDYIGNAVVASEDRTFYSNSGIDLGGIARAVVNNIRGGARQGGSTLTQQYVENYYLGTTTDYIGKVKEAVLAVKVDRNSSKQDILENYLNTIYFGRGAYGIESAAQNYFGIPAAQLSLDQAALLTAVIPAPSAWDPAVDPERAAQRFDRVINRMLEDGYITAEQAAAATMPATIEYVAAKQFSGTNGYLLAAAQQELIATEKFTEDSLNRGGYTIVTTIDPTMQQAAVDVVNALPKDRPENNYVGMLSADPSTGGIYAMYAGADYQERQRNTVTQDRAQAGSTFKPFGALAALKQGKSIDGTYYNSPAELKIGDITISNFDDANMGTINMRTATANSVNTYYAQLNEEVGPRNTRAAAIEAGIPESTPGLDNSLTNVLGSASPTNKELTQAFAGFANRGVSVPLHLVSEVRDAQGTVVYRADTAGKRVLDQRVADNLNELLQEPTGPRGTADRAGRLGFQVAGKTGTSTDLKSAWFVGYNPKIITTVNMFQIGPNGEEESLGGWGAYPWGIGGNGYPVDMWVDFMKAVTGEMDLPKFPEPELIGDKRPSYRPTRPEPVEEVTTTPEPSAEPTEQPAPATEEPEPEPSATVPPELRPTRMPAPPTETIPLPTEPAERERVPGAVG, encoded by the coding sequence ATGGCTGGAACGCGAACGGGTCGGACACAGAAGGGGCGCGCACGCACGCAAACTGGGCGTAACGCCGCTCCCGCGGGGCGCGCCGGTGCGCGTCAGACCGAGGCGCGCCGAGGTGGAACGCGGCAGGGCGGCACGCGCCGCAAGCGCCCGATATGGAACTACCCGCGCCGCGGCAAGGGGCCGATTCACCGCTGGATTCCCTCGTGGCGTTTCGTGCTCGGGCTCTTCTTCACCCTGGGCTTCGGCGGCCTGGTCGCCCTGGTCACCCTGTATATTTTCCTGCCCGTGCCCAGCCCCGATGATATTGCGACCGCGGAAAAAACCACTCTCTACTACCGCGATGGCAGCACCGAATTGGGCAGCATGTACGAGGTGAACCGCACCCCGGTCCCGCTGGAATCCCTCCCGGATTACATAGGGAATGCGGTGGTTGCGTCCGAGGACCGCACCTTCTACTCCAATTCCGGGATTGACCTGGGTGGCATCGCGCGCGCCGTCGTTAATAATATTCGCGGCGGGGCGCGCCAGGGCGGCTCCACCCTCACGCAGCAGTACGTCGAGAATTACTACCTGGGCACCACCACCGATTACATCGGCAAGGTGAAAGAAGCCGTGCTCGCGGTCAAGGTGGATCGCAATTCCTCCAAACAGGACATTCTGGAAAACTACCTCAATACCATTTACTTCGGGCGCGGGGCCTACGGGATTGAAAGCGCGGCTCAGAACTACTTCGGGATTCCCGCCGCGCAGCTGAGCCTGGACCAGGCCGCGCTGCTCACCGCGGTTATTCCCGCGCCTTCGGCCTGGGATCCGGCCGTGGATCCGGAGCGGGCCGCCCAGCGCTTCGACCGGGTCATTAACCGCATGCTTGAAGACGGCTATATCACCGCCGAGCAGGCCGCGGCCGCCACCATGCCCGCAACCATCGAATACGTTGCCGCCAAACAATTCAGCGGCACGAACGGGTATCTCCTGGCCGCCGCCCAACAGGAACTCATCGCCACGGAGAAGTTCACCGAGGACAGCCTCAACCGGGGCGGCTATACAATCGTCACCACAATTGACCCGACCATGCAGCAGGCCGCGGTCGACGTCGTCAATGCGCTCCCCAAGGACCGCCCGGAGAACAATTACGTCGGGATGCTGTCCGCGGATCCTTCCACCGGCGGTATTTACGCGATGTACGCCGGCGCGGACTACCAGGAACGCCAGCGCAATACCGTCACGCAGGACCGCGCCCAGGCCGGATCAACCTTCAAACCCTTCGGCGCGCTCGCGGCCCTCAAGCAGGGCAAATCCATCGACGGCACCTATTACAATTCCCCCGCGGAACTAAAAATTGGCGATATCACCATCAGTAATTTCGACGACGCCAATATGGGCACGATCAATATGCGTACCGCCACCGCGAACTCGGTGAATACCTACTACGCGCAGCTCAACGAGGAAGTGGGGCCGCGCAATACCCGCGCCGCCGCGATTGAAGCCGGGATCCCGGAAAGCACGCCGGGTCTGGATAATTCCCTCACGAATGTGCTCGGCTCGGCTTCCCCGACCAATAAGGAGCTCACCCAGGCGTTCGCCGGTTTCGCCAACCGCGGGGTGAGCGTGCCCTTGCACCTGGTCAGCGAGGTGCGCGACGCCCAGGGCACCGTGGTGTACCGCGCGGATACCGCCGGCAAGCGGGTGCTTGATCAGCGCGTTGCCGATAATCTCAACGAGCTGCTCCAGGAGCCCACCGGCCCGCGCGGGACCGCGGATCGGGCCGGGCGGCTCGGCTTCCAGGTGGCCGGGAAAACCGGTACCTCCACCGACCTGAAATCCGCGTGGTTCGTGGGCTACAACCCGAAGATTATTACCACGGTCAATATGTTCCAGATCGGGCCGAACGGTGAGGAAGAATCGCTGGGCGGCTGGGGTGCCTACCCGTGGGGTATCGGCGGGAACGGCTACCCGGTGGATATGTGGGTGGACTTCATGAAGGCCGTGACGGGCGAGATGGATTTGCCGAAGTTCCCCGAACCGGAGCTGATTGGGGACAAACGCCCCAGCTACCGCCCCACGCGCCCCGAACCGGTGGAAGAAGTAACGACGACGCCAGAACCGAGCGCGGAGCCTACCGAGCAGCCAGCGCCGGCCACCGAGGAGCCGGAGCCCGAACCGAGCGCAACAGTGCCCCCGGAGCTGCGGCCCACCCGGATGCCCGCCCCGCCCACGGAAACCATCCCGCTGCCCACCGAGCCGGCCGAACGCGAGCGCGTTCCCGGTGCGGTTGGGTGA